The DNA region CTATCAGCTAACCTCGAAAAAGGAAGACTTTGAAGATATATTGTACCGGGCCCCGTCAATTTTGCCAAGAACATTCCTTCACCACCAAATAAAGCATTTTTAAATCCTCCAACAAATTGAATATCATATTTAACAGTTTTTTGAAAACCGACTATACACCCCGTATCTACTCTTAAGGTTTCACCTGGTTCCAAATGTTTTTCTATAACTGTACCTCCAGCATGTATAAAAGCCATTCCGTGACCTTCTAATCTTTGAAGTATGAATCCTTCTCCACCAAACAGTCCTGTTCCTATTCTTTTTGTAAATTCAATTTCTATTTCGATGCCATTAGCGGCGCACAAAAAACTATCTTTTTGGCAAATAAACGAACCATTAAATTGTATCAAATCTATGGGCAATATCTTACCAGGATAAGGTGCACCAAAAGCCACATGTCCTTTACCTGAACCTTCTTGTACAAAATTGGTAATGAAAAAACTTTCACCTGCAAACGCTCTTTTTAAACCCCTGAAAAGTCCACCTCCTGTATTAGTCTGCATCGCTATGCCATCTTCCATATACATCATAGCTCCTACTTCAGCTCTTATTCCTTCTCCCGGATCAAGTTCTATTTCGACTAATTGCATGTCATCCCCAAATATTTTGTATTCTATTATATCCGCCATCTCTTTTCCTCCTTATGCAAATTATTAAATTCACTTTAGAAATTCTAAAACTTAAGTTTTGCCAATCTTTTAGTTTTAAATTTATTCAAAAATACCTCCCTGCTTCTAATCCTCATTAATTTCTAATTTTTTTAACTTTTTCGCTGCGTATAGCGAAGGAGAGGGGGAGGGCTCCGCCCTGGACCCATTTTAAATTCAAAAACTTATTTTCTGAAAATCATCATTTCTAAAGTCACTATAACTTATTAAATTCACTTTAAAATTTCGAAACACAGATTCTATAATAGACAGAAATATCTTAGAGTAGTTGAATTATAAAAGTTTAACTTTGACTACTTTAGTAAGTCCTTACTTTAAGAGTCGTCTAACCTAACCTTATCTCTCAGTAGACATTAGAAGAACACCTTC from Petrotoga sp. 9PWA.NaAc.5.4 includes:
- a CDS encoding TIGR00266 family protein is translated as MADIIEYKIFGDDMQLVEIELDPGEGIRAEVGAMMYMEDGIAMQTNTGGGLFRGLKRAFAGESFFITNFVQEGSGKGHVAFGAPYPGKILPIDLIQFNGSFICQKDSFLCAANGIEIEIEFTKRIGTGLFGGEGFILQRLEGHGMAFIHAGGTVIEKHLEPGETLRVDTGCIVGFQKTVKYDIQFVGGFKNALFGGEGMFLAKLTGPGTIYLQSLPFSRLADRIISASRYQNKGEDRNNFRGFMGGIFNDDRRF